From the genome of Sphingobacterium kitahiroshimense, one region includes:
- a CDS encoding RagB/SusD family nutrient uptake outer membrane protein: MIKNHKIKYMISLFLILLSVACKNEFLDVKPQKQQVVVETLQDVTALLDNADIMNRTDYFRLISDGDFYYTDDKLLSVSEVQRNLYMWKSDIDPTNFNITPWDLPYQQIMYTNIALETLDGMKNYGGNEEQWKNLYGSALFYRAWAHYQLLQDFAEGYDPTVESQLGVPLVTNSIYPKSIKRESLLEGYGFINDQLTKALPLLAEKSSIKTRPSVQGVYSLKARLHLNVQNYEQALLASEKCMAIDDSIVDFNLLKLSDASPFSVYNLNTHPEIIFFTSSNVPLVGIAGVEVENQLYKSYIDGDRRKQLFFNAQRLYTGTYSGNSQYHFTGMANDEVLLIKAECLARLDRQNESVAVMQKLLKNRFENKTMQGNAPTDKKQLLQWILRERQKELVGRGSRWTDLKRLNRNDETKINLSRTYMNAPYALPANSNRYVFAIPAEEVLISGLKQNERN; encoded by the coding sequence ATGATAAAGAATCATAAAATTAAATATATGATCAGCTTGTTCCTTATATTACTTTCAGTTGCCTGCAAAAATGAATTTTTGGATGTCAAACCACAGAAACAGCAAGTTGTGGTGGAAACACTTCAAGATGTTACCGCATTATTGGACAATGCTGACATCATGAACCGTACGGATTACTTCCGGTTGATTTCGGATGGTGATTTTTATTATACTGACGATAAGCTGTTGTCAGTTTCGGAAGTACAGCGTAATCTGTATATGTGGAAGTCAGATATTGATCCTACAAATTTTAATATTACCCCTTGGGATTTGCCATATCAGCAGATTATGTATACCAATATCGCCTTAGAAACTCTGGATGGGATGAAGAACTATGGGGGAAATGAAGAGCAATGGAAAAATTTATATGGTAGTGCACTCTTTTATAGGGCTTGGGCTCATTACCAGCTTTTGCAAGATTTTGCTGAAGGATATGACCCCACCGTCGAAAGTCAACTCGGGGTGCCACTTGTTACGAATAGTATTTATCCGAAGTCCATAAAGCGGGAGTCGTTATTGGAAGGATATGGTTTTATTAATGACCAATTAACAAAAGCGTTGCCTTTATTGGCAGAAAAATCGTCAATCAAGACCCGTCCTTCTGTGCAAGGAGTCTATAGTTTAAAAGCGCGATTGCATCTCAATGTGCAGAATTATGAACAAGCGCTATTGGCTTCGGAAAAATGTATGGCAATTGATGATTCTATAGTTGACTTCAATCTGCTAAAATTATCAGATGCTTCTCCTTTTTCGGTATACAATCTTAATACTCATCCTGAAATAATATTTTTTACAAGTAGCAATGTTCCTTTGGTTGGGATAGCGGGTGTTGAGGTTGAAAATCAATTGTATAAAAGTTACATCGATGGTGACCGTAGGAAACAGCTGTTTTTTAATGCTCAAAGACTGTATACCGGTACTTATTCGGGCAATTCCCAATATCATTTTACGGGTATGGCAAACGATGAAGTTTTGCTTATAAAAGCAGAATGTCTGGCTCGCCTTGATCGCCAAAATGAAAGTGTAGCGGTCATGCAGAAATTATTGAAAAATCGGTTTGAAAATAAAACGATGCAGGGTAATGCCCCGACAGATAAGAAGCAGTTATTGCAATGGATACTGAGGGAGCGCCAGAAGGAATTGGTTGGCAGAGGGAGTCGATGGACAGATTTAAAAAGATTGAACAGGAACGATGAGACCAAAATCAATCTATCTAGAACCTATATGAATGCACCTTATGCATTGCCTGCAAATAGTAACAGATATGTATTTGCAATCCCAGCGGAAGAAGTGCTCATTTCCGGATTGAAACAGAATGAGAGAAATTAA
- a CDS encoding TlpA family protein disulfide reductase produces the protein MKYIKILGLLFISLLSHAQNKLVNIDVGDEIPHIILNNVYDSKEHTVNLRNLSNDRLVIIDFWATWCGACLKAMPMMDSLAMQYIDKLKVITVTKEAKSPVLEFFKKRRQVGLYVHQTAKLYADTLLYKLFPHYLIPHYVWIKNGKVIAITEKVTREAVESAVNQGTINLRKKADKTVMQLDRYKKSLLQFLHNDEQLDFKNVNSYSFVMGYVDALGPSGGYSNVTLDSSLHKKRFTGVNMSLERFYRVAYGNSRTFINEAAVDITSDDAYFKGSNLVGMEYEDWLEKYGVSYEVVVGVGHDLFKKMALDLQDAFPQFEASLVRTRDTCLVLEFIDENPETQGKVNQEIDQSAVDNDCKVFVDRDVVSLMIFFESSVFRNSKIPVIDGTNYSDKINLKLCGRLGSLEQVNTALFPYGLQVNKKVAWYDKLVVADCK, from the coding sequence ATGAAATATATTAAAATTTTAGGACTGTTATTTATTAGCCTTTTATCTCACGCACAGAATAAGTTGGTTAATATTGACGTGGGTGATGAAATTCCGCACATTATTTTAAACAATGTATATGATAGTAAGGAGCACACCGTTAATCTGCGAAATCTGAGCAACGATAGGCTTGTGATCATTGATTTTTGGGCCACCTGGTGTGGTGCCTGTCTAAAGGCAATGCCGATGATGGATAGTCTTGCGATGCAGTATATAGATAAGCTGAAAGTGATTACGGTGACCAAAGAAGCAAAATCTCCTGTTTTAGAATTTTTTAAAAAGCGTAGACAAGTGGGATTATATGTGCATCAAACCGCTAAGCTGTACGCAGATACGTTACTCTATAAATTGTTTCCTCATTATCTAATACCACACTACGTATGGATTAAAAATGGTAAAGTAATTGCTATCACGGAAAAGGTAACGAGAGAAGCAGTAGAATCGGCGGTAAATCAGGGGACTATTAATCTTCGTAAAAAGGCTGATAAAACAGTAATGCAATTGGATCGCTATAAAAAAAGTTTACTCCAATTTTTACATAATGATGAGCAGCTGGATTTCAAAAATGTAAATAGCTATTCTTTTGTGATGGGGTATGTGGATGCATTAGGACCGTCAGGGGGGTACAGTAATGTGACTCTGGACTCTTCTCTCCATAAAAAACGATTTACGGGAGTGAATATGAGTTTAGAACGTTTTTATAGAGTTGCCTATGGGAATTCACGAACATTTATTAATGAAGCAGCAGTGGACATTACCTCTGATGATGCGTATTTTAAAGGTTCGAATCTGGTCGGAATGGAATATGAAGATTGGTTAGAGAAATATGGTGTCAGTTATGAAGTTGTTGTTGGGGTAGGACATGATCTTTTTAAAAAAATGGCTCTTGATCTTCAGGATGCTTTTCCACAATTTGAAGCAAGCCTCGTAAGAACAAGGGATACTTGTCTGGTGCTGGAATTTATAGATGAAAATCCGGAAACACAAGGCAAGGTTAACCAAGAAATTGATCAATCGGCTGTAGATAATGATTGTAAAGTGTTTGTAGATAGGGATGTGGTTTCATTGATGATCTTTTTTGAATCGTCAGTATTTAGAAATTCAAAAATTCCTGTTATTGATGGGACAAACTATTCTGACAAAATTAATCTCAAACTTTGTGGTAGACTGGGTTCGCTCGAACAAGTTAATACTGCTTTGTTTCCCTATGGTTTACAGGTGAATAAAAAAGTGGCCTGGTATGACAAGCTGGTGGTAGCAGATTGCAAGTAA
- a CDS encoding MauE/DoxX family redox-associated membrane protein, protein MKRIITHIEALAKSKAGNTILKTIRILLIGLWAYTIAVKLGNMAYNIDSMHKQFFPAPIATFLAYFVPVLAIISLVFLVFKLKTGLLLSIAYLTAIILFITVVLSEIIAKETCSCAGIFKQLDYKGHLIFSLIMWTLAVIALYIYQKNKAGMPKTATRVGS, encoded by the coding sequence ATGAAAAGGATAATAACACATATTGAAGCATTAGCTAAATCGAAGGCTGGCAATACAATCCTCAAAACCATACGGATTCTTTTGATTGGATTATGGGCATATACTATCGCAGTAAAGCTTGGCAATATGGCGTATAATATTGATAGCATGCATAAGCAGTTTTTTCCAGCTCCTATTGCGACTTTCTTAGCCTATTTCGTTCCGGTGCTGGCAATAATTTCCCTTGTTTTTTTAGTATTTAAGCTTAAAACTGGACTGTTATTATCAATAGCCTATCTTACTGCTATCATCCTTTTTATTACAGTAGTATTATCTGAAATTATAGCTAAAGAAACGTGTTCATGTGCAGGAATATTCAAGCAGTTAGATTATAAAGGTCACCTTATTTTTAGTCTGATCATGTGGACTTTAGCTGTAATTGCATTATATATTTATCAAAAAAATAAAGCGGGTATGCCGAAAACCGCTACCAGAGTAGGCTCATAA
- a CDS encoding RNA polymerase sigma factor — protein sequence MENEAFKILIDDPDLGLRLIIGLHGPELVKQISRCIQNDDELVKDVYQLTLIAIWTDHKKIGELEDPFAWIMVIARNTALSTLRSERIRLKEPIEDHENLRSSEQADTDLVYKETLDELLQHVKQLTPREEEVFIASKVDGMDNKELEKVHNLKAQRVRNLLSSAQRKIRKLLKR from the coding sequence ATGGAAAATGAAGCATTTAAAATATTAATTGATGATCCGGATCTGGGACTCCGGCTTATCATTGGGCTGCATGGCCCTGAGCTGGTGAAGCAGATAAGCCGTTGCATCCAGAATGATGATGAATTGGTAAAAGATGTTTATCAACTTACCCTGATCGCGATATGGACGGATCATAAAAAGATAGGGGAATTGGAAGACCCTTTTGCATGGATAATGGTCATTGCCCGAAATACAGCACTTAGTACGCTTCGGTCCGAAAGAATACGACTAAAAGAACCGATTGAAGATCATGAAAACCTACGCAGTTCTGAACAGGCCGATACAGATCTGGTCTATAAAGAGACGCTCGATGAACTGCTGCAGCACGTAAAACAGCTTACACCACGGGAAGAAGAGGTTTTTATAGCTTCTAAAGTGGACGGAATGGATAATAAGGAGCTGGAAAAAGTCCATAATCTCAAGGCTCAACGGGTCAGGAACTTGCTGAGTTCTGCACAAAGGAAGATCCGGAAGCTACTAAAGCGTTGA
- a CDS encoding FecR domain-containing protein: MGHTDINIKELIKKQLLEQLTVEEEKLLEREKIRYSEDEYELMVIEVLRGLGGQVPKGILQDWQPDVDAIIEKAKALKAEKEKVVKVQKEEKIYLAVAVAALLFFGLATLIYFALRQEVTYVLPAGNNSLHFANDGDIPSEESSCMLLVGKSTWIKVYPDHVGRIKQVGDLLISRTKEGVLKIERRAGNHEAPTIANLEIYTEARQQCVLETEDGTRIRMNAQTWLRYPIQKRDIAYIDLIGEAYVSTSEKTFIVGTVKGKVTSTSSDFVIKSVKESTKTVLNNGKLDLYAYSLKKSKRLHSPRDLGVLMADWLDKSIVPKDTLFRMADMNFEMAKMWTRKVRTYENIPLRAFVEEMSRWEGFTIKQWDCLPKNKFITTSVHYQSAKEEVYSAIKDAGVLLYEERGMLSFCPQDKKNKIAMTERRKHNE; encoded by the coding sequence ATGGGACACACAGATATAAATATAAAAGAGTTAATCAAAAAGCAGTTATTGGAACAGCTAACTGTGGAGGAAGAGAAGTTGTTGGAGCGTGAGAAGATACGGTATTCTGAAGATGAATATGAGCTTATGGTTATAGAGGTGTTGCGGGGACTGGGCGGACAAGTGCCCAAAGGTATTCTGCAGGACTGGCAACCGGATGTTGATGCGATCATCGAAAAAGCAAAAGCCTTAAAAGCCGAAAAGGAAAAAGTGGTTAAAGTACAAAAGGAAGAAAAAATTTATTTGGCTGTTGCCGTGGCTGCCCTCTTATTTTTTGGACTCGCTACGCTAATTTATTTTGCTTTAAGGCAGGAGGTTACGTATGTTCTTCCAGCTGGAAACAACAGTCTGCACTTTGCTAATGATGGAGATATTCCTTCTGAGGAGTCTTCCTGTATGCTTCTTGTCGGTAAGTCGACCTGGATTAAAGTTTACCCTGATCATGTCGGCAGAATCAAGCAGGTAGGGGATTTATTGATCAGCAGGACCAAAGAGGGTGTGTTAAAAATTGAGAGAAGGGCAGGGAATCATGAAGCGCCAACGATCGCAAATCTAGAGATCTATACGGAGGCGAGACAGCAATGTGTACTGGAGACTGAAGATGGTACGCGTATCAGGATGAATGCACAGACCTGGCTTCGCTACCCTATACAGAAAAGGGACATAGCTTACATTGATCTGATAGGCGAGGCTTATGTTTCAACCAGTGAGAAGACATTTATTGTCGGTACTGTGAAAGGTAAAGTGACTTCGACTTCGAGTGACTTTGTGATTAAATCGGTAAAAGAATCGACCAAGACAGTACTCAACAATGGAAAGTTGGATCTATACGCGTATAGTCTTAAGAAAAGTAAGAGACTGCATAGTCCTCGCGATCTTGGGGTCCTGATGGCCGACTGGTTGGATAAATCCATTGTGCCTAAAGACACGCTATTCCGTATGGCGGATATGAATTTTGAAATGGCAAAAATGTGGACCCGTAAAGTCCGCACCTATGAAAATATTCCATTGCGTGCTTTTGTTGAAGAAATGAGCCGTTGGGAAGGATTTACAATCAAGCAATGGGACTGTCTTCCGAAGAATAAGTTTATCACAACATCTGTACATTATCAGAGTGCTAAAGAAGAGGTTTACAGTGCTATCAAAGATGCAGGTGTGCTTTTGTACGAAGAAAGAGGAATGCTCAGTTTCTGCCCACAAGATAAAAAGAATAAGATCGCAATGACTGAAAGGAGGAAACATAATGAGTAA
- the lgt gene encoding prolipoprotein diacylglyceryl transferase — protein sequence MENLFSVIHWNLDPEIFKIGTFGLRYYALCWLAAFAVSYMIMLKIFRNENKSQELLDQLSIYIFLGTLIGARLGHCLFYEFDYYKDHLWEMVLPFKFVNGQFQMTGFAGLASHGGAIGILVALYLFCRKTKTNFLWLADRLVVVVPIAGAFIRLGNFFNSEMIGTPTDKPWAIVFDLIDQVPRHPGQLYEAIAYIIIFFIIVYLFKNKKLQKPGALMGLFFVLLFSARLYLESFKIDQEAFEQGMALNMGQLLSIPFILGGLYFMFRKPKVVKR from the coding sequence ATGGAGAATTTATTCAGCGTCATACATTGGAATTTAGATCCTGAAATATTTAAAATTGGCACTTTTGGTCTTCGTTACTATGCTTTATGCTGGTTAGCGGCATTTGCGGTATCGTATATGATCATGCTTAAAATATTCAGAAATGAAAATAAGAGTCAAGAATTATTGGATCAATTGAGTATTTATATCTTTCTAGGAACTTTAATTGGCGCTAGATTAGGACATTGTCTATTTTATGAATTTGATTATTATAAAGATCACTTATGGGAAATGGTATTACCATTTAAATTTGTAAATGGTCAATTTCAAATGACTGGATTTGCAGGTTTAGCGAGTCATGGTGGCGCAATTGGTATATTGGTCGCATTATACTTATTCTGCAGAAAAACGAAAACAAACTTTCTTTGGCTCGCAGACCGCCTTGTAGTGGTTGTGCCAATTGCAGGAGCCTTCATCCGTTTGGGTAACTTTTTCAATTCGGAGATGATCGGCACACCTACAGACAAACCCTGGGCCATTGTTTTTGATCTTATAGATCAAGTGCCTCGTCACCCAGGACAACTTTATGAAGCTATTGCCTATATCATCATCTTCTTTATTATTGTTTACTTATTCAAAAATAAAAAGTTGCAAAAACCTGGTGCATTAATGGGACTCTTTTTTGTCTTACTTTTTTCTGCTCGACTTTACCTCGAAAGTTTCAAAATTGACCAGGAAGCATTTGAACAAGGAATGGCTTTGAATATGGGACAGCTCCTAAGTATTCCTTTTATATTAGGAGGACTCTATTTTATGTTTAGAAAGCCTAAAGTAGTAAAACGTTAA
- a CDS encoding M42 family metallopeptidase — protein sequence MADKKKKENKHISIVTKDSISFFEKYINNPSPTGFEWEGQRLWLDYLKPYVDETFTDNYGTAVGVINPEADYKVVIEAHADEISWFVNYITKDGLIYVIRNGGSDHQIAPSKKVNIHTDKGIVKAVFGWPAIHTRSGEKEEAPTLKNIFLDCGCISKDEVEALGIHVGCVITYEDEFSILNDRYYVGRAMDNRAGGFMIAEVARLLKENKKKLPFGLYIVNSVQEEIGLRGAEMIAQRIKPNVAIVTDVTHDTQTPMINKITQGDLSSGGGPVLSYAPAVQINLNKLLVQVAEKNAIPFQRQASSRSTGTDTDAFAYSNGGVPSALISLPLRYMHTTVEMVHKEDVDNVIRLIYETLLNIEAGQDFRTFSK from the coding sequence ATGGCAGACAAGAAGAAGAAAGAAAATAAACATATTTCAATAGTAACAAAGGACTCGATTTCTTTTTTTGAAAAATATATTAATAATCCGTCACCAACTGGATTTGAATGGGAGGGACAGCGCTTATGGTTAGATTATTTAAAGCCATATGTGGACGAAACATTCACAGATAACTACGGTACTGCTGTAGGAGTTATCAACCCAGAAGCTGACTATAAAGTTGTTATAGAAGCACATGCTGATGAGATCTCCTGGTTCGTTAACTATATCACGAAGGACGGTTTAATTTATGTGATTCGCAATGGTGGTTCCGACCACCAGATCGCACCATCTAAAAAAGTAAATATCCATACTGATAAAGGTATTGTAAAGGCGGTATTCGGTTGGCCAGCAATACATACACGTTCAGGAGAGAAAGAAGAAGCACCTACATTAAAAAATATCTTTTTAGATTGTGGTTGTATTTCCAAGGACGAAGTAGAAGCTTTGGGTATTCATGTAGGTTGTGTTATTACTTATGAAGATGAGTTCAGCATCCTCAACGATCGCTATTATGTAGGTCGTGCTATGGACAACCGTGCTGGTGGTTTTATGATAGCTGAAGTAGCGCGTTTACTCAAAGAAAATAAAAAGAAATTACCATTTGGTTTATATATCGTAAACTCTGTTCAAGAAGAAATCGGTCTACGTGGAGCTGAAATGATTGCACAGCGTATCAAACCAAATGTTGCGATCGTTACAGATGTGACACATGATACTCAGACTCCAATGATTAACAAGATTACACAGGGTGATTTATCATCTGGAGGAGGACCTGTATTATCTTATGCTCCGGCAGTTCAGATTAATTTAAACAAATTATTGGTTCAGGTAGCAGAAAAAAATGCAATTCCTTTCCAACGTCAAGCATCATCACGTTCTACAGGTACCGATACCGATGCATTTGCATACAGTAATGGAGGTGTGCCATCTGCATTGATTTCATTACCTTTACGCTACATGCATACTACTGTAGAGATGGTGCACAAAGAAGATGTCGACAATGTCATCCGCCTGATCTATGAAACATTATTGAATATTGAAGCAGGACAGGACTTTAGAACTTTTAGCAAATAA
- a CDS encoding DUF3467 domain-containing protein, whose translation MENNQNQNELSIELTEEVAEGIYSNLAIITHSNTEFVIDFVRVMPGVPKAKVKSRIVLTPEHAKRLLGALQDNVIRFDAIAAGNQTADAEVIGGDPTVAFPFGGTTGQA comes from the coding sequence ATGGAAAATAATCAAAATCAAAACGAATTGAGTATCGAGTTGACAGAAGAAGTAGCAGAAGGAATCTACTCAAATCTAGCGATCATTACACATTCAAACACAGAGTTTGTGATTGACTTCGTACGTGTAATGCCAGGTGTGCCGAAAGCTAAAGTGAAATCTAGAATCGTTTTGACACCAGAACATGCTAAACGTTTGTTAGGTGCATTACAAGATAATGTTATTCGCTTTGACGCTATTGCTGCTGGAAACCAAACTGCTGATGCAGAAGTAATCGGTGGTGATCCAACTGTTGCGTTCCCATTTGGTGGAACAACTGGTCAAGCGTAA
- a CDS encoding carbon-nitrogen hydrolase family protein — protein sequence MDIQVRNLTKKDYVDLRRSMTEAYQGVGDVWTRENIVDLIDMFPEGQLCVEIDGHVVACALSIILNSKKSNIYDSYYEIIDDGKFSKHTSDGDTLYGIEVFVHPDHRALRLGRRLYDARKELCEQMNLKSIVAGGRIPNYHNYSDKMSPRTYIEKVKRKEIFDPTLTFQLSNDFHVKKILKHYLPEDSESMEFATLLEWNNIYYESETRSISTTKQTIRLGLVQWQMRLFDNIDAFFDQIEFFVDTVSDYGTDFIMFPEFFNSPLMSPYNELPERLAMEKLAEKTSEIIDKIQQFAVSYNVNIIAGSMPIMENKKLYNISYLCHRNGKLDSFKKIHITPNESKYYGMTGGNEVKVFDTDCGKVGLLICYDVEFPELSRILADQGMQILFVPFMTDTQNGYIRVRTCAQARAIENECYVAIAGSVGNLPRVNNMDIQYSQSAVFTPSDFAFPNNAIKAEATPNTEMVLIADVDLYALRDLHEYGTVKVMKDRRKDLYEVKLLK from the coding sequence ATGGATATTCAAGTCAGGAACTTGACGAAGAAAGATTATGTTGATTTGAGAAGGTCAATGACCGAAGCTTACCAAGGAGTAGGAGATGTCTGGACAAGAGAAAATATTGTCGATTTAATCGATATGTTTCCTGAAGGACAATTATGTGTAGAAATCGACGGTCATGTTGTAGCTTGCGCACTTTCCATCATTTTAAACTCAAAAAAAAGTAATATATACGATAGTTATTATGAAATTATTGATGACGGAAAATTTTCAAAACATACCAGCGATGGCGACACACTCTATGGTATAGAAGTCTTTGTACATCCAGATCATCGTGCATTAAGATTAGGAAGGCGCTTATATGATGCACGTAAAGAACTGTGTGAGCAGATGAATTTAAAATCTATCGTAGCAGGAGGAAGGATCCCCAATTATCACAATTATTCAGATAAAATGAGTCCAAGGACATATATTGAAAAAGTGAAACGTAAAGAAATTTTCGATCCAACGTTAACCTTTCAATTGTCCAATGATTTTCATGTCAAAAAGATATTGAAGCATTACCTTCCCGAAGATTCAGAATCGATGGAGTTTGCAACCCTATTGGAGTGGAATAATATCTATTACGAATCAGAAACACGTTCTATTTCTACCACCAAACAAACCATTCGATTAGGTTTAGTACAGTGGCAAATGCGTTTATTTGACAATATTGATGCTTTTTTTGATCAAATTGAATTTTTTGTTGATACCGTGAGCGATTATGGAACAGATTTTATTATGTTTCCAGAATTTTTCAATTCACCGTTAATGAGTCCGTATAATGAATTGCCTGAAAGGTTGGCAATGGAAAAACTAGCAGAGAAGACATCAGAAATTATTGATAAAATCCAACAATTTGCTGTTTCCTATAATGTCAATATCATTGCTGGCTCCATGCCCATTATGGAAAACAAGAAACTATATAATATATCTTACCTCTGTCACCGTAACGGTAAACTGGATTCATTTAAAAAGATTCACATTACTCCCAATGAAAGTAAATATTATGGAATGACCGGAGGTAATGAAGTGAAAGTATTTGATACAGATTGCGGGAAAGTAGGTTTGCTGATTTGTTATGATGTTGAGTTTCCAGAATTGAGCCGTATTCTAGCCGATCAAGGAATGCAGATCTTATTTGTACCCTTTATGACAGACACACAGAATGGCTACATCCGTGTTAGAACATGTGCACAGGCTCGCGCAATTGAGAATGAATGTTATGTGGCTATTGCCGGATCTGTAGGAAATTTACCTCGGGTCAATAATATGGATATCCAATATTCACAATCGGCCGTATTTACACCTTCGGATTTTGCCTTTCCAAATAATGCGATAAAAGCAGAGGCTACGCCAAACACCGAGATGGTGCTAATTGCAGATGTCGATTTATATGCACTTCGTGACCTGCATGAATATGGAACCGTCAAGGTGATGAAGGATCGACGAAAGGATCTTTATGAAGTAAAATTGTTAAAATAA
- a CDS encoding cold-shock protein: MSSSESFSKKEKEKKKLKKKQDKEQKKEERKNNTDKGKSLEEMFVYVDEYGNITSTPPDPTKKTKINVEDIAISTAKYEANPEDLIKSGIVNFYNTDKGFGFIRDLKTQDKIFFHVNGLIDAVKENDKVTFETEKGLKGMNAVNVKLQK, translated from the coding sequence ATGAGTAGTTCAGAAAGTTTTAGCAAAAAAGAAAAAGAGAAGAAAAAGTTAAAAAAGAAACAAGATAAGGAACAAAAGAAAGAAGAACGAAAAAACAATACCGATAAAGGTAAAAGTTTAGAAGAAATGTTTGTTTATGTCGATGAATATGGAAATATAACTTCTACTCCTCCTGATCCAACAAAAAAAACAAAAATTAACGTAGAAGATATCGCGATATCAACTGCTAAATATGAAGCAAACCCTGAGGATTTAATCAAATCTGGTATTGTGAATTTTTACAATACAGACAAAGGTTTTGGTTTCATTCGTGATCTCAAGACTCAGGATAAAATATTTTTCCACGTTAATGGTCTGATTGATGCTGTTAAAGAAAACGACAAAGTAACTTTTGAAACTGAAAAAGGATTGAAAGGTATGAATGCCGTAAATGTTAAATTGCAAAAATAA
- a CDS encoding YqgE/AlgH family protein produces the protein MFNELDPKAGCLLISEPFMLDPHFERSVILLCNHNEKEGTLGFILNHKVVGCIGDLVQKIANCTFPLHIGGPVAQNEVFFIHSRFDLLLSGDEIRENIYFGGDPELLFSLINDHKIKEDEVKFFLGYSGWQPEQLDKEIKENSWAVQNKFSTGLVFEKDTELLWKQSVMSLGPKYAHVVNFPQSPSLN, from the coding sequence ATGTTTAACGAACTTGACCCAAAGGCTGGCTGTTTATTAATATCTGAACCTTTTATGCTCGACCCGCACTTCGAAAGATCTGTGATTTTATTGTGTAATCATAATGAAAAAGAAGGTACTTTAGGATTTATTCTAAATCATAAGGTTGTTGGCTGTATCGGTGATTTGGTTCAAAAAATAGCGAATTGCACATTTCCACTACATATTGGTGGACCTGTAGCACAAAATGAGGTATTCTTTATCCACTCAAGATTTGACTTATTGTTAAGTGGTGACGAAATTCGTGAAAATATCTATTTCGGCGGAGATCCAGAATTGCTATTTTCACTTATTAATGATCATAAGATAAAAGAAGATGAAGTCAAGTTTTTCTTAGGGTATTCGGGCTGGCAACCAGAGCAGTTAGATAAAGAAATTAAGGAAAATAGCTGGGCTGTACAGAACAAGTTTTCAACGGGATTGGTGTTTGAAAAAGATACAGAACTACTTTGGAAACAATCTGTTATGAGTCTGGGACCCAAGTATGCTCATGTGGTTAATTTTCCGCAGTCTCCTAGTCTAAATTAA
- the pdxH gene encoding pyridoxamine 5'-phosphate oxidase has protein sequence MAIEHKDIAAIRQDYALGNLCESEVSNDPLVQFERWFNEAVHSEVLEPNAMVLSTVGEFSLPSSRIVLLKDLKENGFSFFTNFNSRKGTEMDANPHVAVLFFWPELQRQVRIEGLIEKLPVEDSDEYFQSRPKGSRIGAIASPQSDTIPNRTFLEERVAGLTEEFKDQEQVPRPEFWGGYLIKPLYMEFWQGRSSRLHDRIAFQKVSDSWKITRLAP, from the coding sequence ATGGCAATCGAACATAAAGATATTGCCGCTATTCGACAAGATTATGCATTAGGTAATCTGTGTGAAAGCGAAGTAAGCAATGATCCTTTAGTGCAATTTGAAAGATGGTTTAACGAAGCTGTTCATAGTGAGGTTCTTGAACCCAATGCAATGGTCTTATCAACCGTAGGAGAGTTTTCCCTACCTTCTTCCAGAATTGTTTTGCTTAAAGATCTTAAAGAGAACGGTTTTAGTTTTTTTACAAATTTTAATAGCCGTAAAGGAACAGAAATGGATGCTAATCCTCATGTTGCCGTACTATTTTTCTGGCCAGAATTGCAACGTCAGGTACGTATTGAGGGATTGATAGAAAAATTACCAGTAGAAGACTCTGATGAATATTTTCAGTCAAGACCAAAAGGAAGCCGTATTGGCGCTATTGCTTCACCTCAAAGTGATACCATTCCAAACCGTACTTTTTTAGAAGAAAGAGTGGCAGGTCTAACAGAAGAATTTAAAGACCAGGAGCAAGTACCTCGTCCCGAATTTTGGGGAGGATACTTAATTAAACCACTATATATGGAGTTCTGGCAAGGGCGTTCAAGCCGCCTGCATGATCGGATTGCTTTTCAGAAAGTTTCAGATTCATGGAAAATAACCCGTTTAGCACCATAG